In one window of Chryseobacterium sp. JV274 DNA:
- a CDS encoding CBS domain-containing protein: MTNAEKFLDIYNQLDKFLKNGNNQNHETFASKIKSSKNSIIKSYRDKLIDYGELRNAITHTPKLGGNYIAEPLGEVVNEFAMILQKLLNPQKVIPLFSFEVTGANENERLDKILNIMREKSFSQFPVFDEGGMVTELINTNTISRWLGKNINQNEIMVENPIIKELIVDIEFKKNFKFISRDCDIYTAYDLFIDQINIHKRNLDVLFITNSGSENEKLLGLITIEDIANKVKNVHS, from the coding sequence ATGACAAATGCAGAAAAATTTTTAGATATTTATAATCAACTTGATAAATTTCTAAAAAATGGTAACAATCAGAATCATGAAACTTTTGCCTCAAAAATAAAAAGTAGCAAAAATTCAATTATAAAATCTTACCGAGATAAATTGATAGATTATGGAGAACTTAGAAACGCTATAACACACACACCTAAATTAGGTGGCAATTATATTGCAGAACCTCTGGGAGAAGTTGTTAATGAGTTTGCCATGATTTTACAAAAATTATTAAATCCACAAAAGGTTATTCCTTTATTTTCTTTTGAAGTGACTGGAGCTAACGAAAACGAGAGACTAGATAAAATTTTGAACATAATGAGGGAAAAATCTTTTTCGCAATTTCCCGTATTTGACGAAGGTGGAATGGTTACGGAGCTAATTAATACAAATACAATTTCAAGATGGTTAGGAAAAAATATTAATCAGAATGAAATCATGGTGGAAAATCCTATTATCAAAGAATTGATAGTCGATATTGAGTTTAAGAAAAATTTTAAATTTATATCGAGAGACTGCGATATTTATACTGCCTATGATTTGTTTATTGATCAAATAAATATCCATAAAAGAAATCTCGATGTATTATTTATTACAAACAGCGGTAGTGAAAATGAAAAATTATTAGGATTAATTACTATAGAAGATATTGCTAATAAAGTTAAGAACGTTCACTCATAA